From Thermoanaerobaculia bacterium:
GAGTTCCTCGCCCAGGGGACGTTCTATCTGATGCTCACCGGCGCAGCTTCGGAGGCCTGGTCGTTCATCGAGTCCGGGAGACCGCAGGACGCTCCCGGATACGACGTCCACGATCACTGGTGGGCCATGTTCATCGACATCGAGAAGTGCATCGGCTGCGGCCGCTGCGTCGACGCCTGCAAGCTCGAGAACGACGTCCCCGACGAGGCCTGGTTCTCGCGCACGTGGGTCGAGCGCTACACGATCCCGCCCCCCGACCCGGTCGACCCGAAGCGCGAGCTGCTGCCGATCGTCGACTCGCCGAACGGCGGCCGCAACGGCTTCCCGCCGCTCGAGCACGCGGTCGCGGGCGCCAAGACCTTCTATGTGCCCAAGCTCTGCAACCACTGCGCGCACTCGCCGTGCGTCCAGGTCTGCCCGGTGGGGGCGACGTTCGAGGGTCCCGACGGCGTCGTTCTCGTCGATAAGGACTACTGCATCGGCTGCCGCTACTGCGTGCAGGCCTGTCCGTATGGCTGCCGCTACATCGATCCGCGCACCAACACGGTGGACAAGTGCACGCTCTGCTACCACCGGATCACCAAGGGACTGACCACCGCCTGCTGCGAGGTCTGTCCGACGCAAGCCCGCCTGCTCGGCGATCTGAAGAACCCCGGCGATCCGATCCACGAGCTGCTGCGCACCCACAAGGTGCACGTGCTCAAACCCAACCTTGCGACCGGCTCGAAGGCCTACTACAACGGCCTCGACGTCGCGGTGCGCTGAAAGCGAGCCGACCATGCACACCCTCCCCGGCGTGGAAGGCTTCATGTATCCGAACGAAATGGAGCTCCAGTGGAGCATCCTGATCGTGCTCTATCCGTTCATCACCGGCCTGGTGGCCGGCGCCTTCATCCTGGCTTCGCTCGAGCGCGTGTTCCGGGTCGAGGCGGTGAAGCCGACCTACCGCCTGGCGCTGCTCACGGCGCTGGCGTTCATGCTGGTCGCCCCGCTGCCGCTGCAGCTCCATCTGGGCCACCCCGAGCGCTCGCTGCAGATGTTCACCACGCCGCATACGACATCGGCGATGGCGATGTTCGGCTTCGTCTATCTCTGGTATCTGCTCGCCGTGCTCGTGATCGAGATCTGGCTCGAGTACCGGCCGCTCATCGTGCGCCGGGCCTCCTCGGAGAAGGGCATCCTGCGGCTCTTTTACCGCATTCTGACGCTGGGCTCGACGAACCTCTCGCCGCGCTCTCTCGAGATCGACGACCGCGTCGGGAGGTTCATCACCGTCATCGGCATCCCCTCGGCCTTCCTGCTGCACGGCTACGTCGGCTTCATCTTCGGCTCGATCAAGGCGAACCCGTGGTGGTCGACGCCGCTCATGCCGATCGTCTTCCTGTTCTCGGCGATCGTCTCGGGTATCGCAGCGGTGCTGCTCATCTACATCATCTACTGCAAGTCGAAGAAGATCCCGATCGACGCCCCGTGCCTCGACACGATCGCGAAGTATCTCTACTACGCCTTCATCGTCGATTTCTCGCTCGAGATGCTCGACCTGATCCACCGTATCTATGTCGCCGACGAGTCGTTCCAATCGCTCGACTTCATGGTGAAGACGAAGCTGTATGGGTCGCACATCCTCCTGCAGATCGGGCTGGGCACCCTGGTGCCGCTCGGCCTCCTGGCGCTCACCCAGACGAAGCAGTTCTCGATCGTCGTGCGGCAGCGCATCTATGCCGTGGCGGCGGCGCTCACCCTGGTCGGCATCTTCGCGATGCGCTGGAACGTGGTCATCGGCGGCCAGCTGTTCTCGAAGAGCTTCCTCGGCTACACCACCTACAAGATGGGCTTCGCCACCCGCGAGGGGCTCCTCCCGGCGTTGATCGTGATGGCGCTGCCGATCTTCATCCTGTGGGCGCTCGTCAAGCTCTTCCCGCCGATGGACGAGGCCACCCCGGAGGCGAAGGCCGCGCCGCACCTGTAAGCGGCCGCCGCGGCCTTTGCAGGCTCGCCCTCTGACGCTGGTGCTTGGGCGCTCCGGCACTCGGGATCCAAAGCGGGCTCCTATTTGAGGCGTGGTCGCCCACTTTGGATCCCGAGCGCCAGAGCACCGTTGGCGGGTCAAGAAGCTTCTCTCGAAGTTTGGGGACACACAAATGGGACACACATTTTTGTGTGTCCCATTTGTGTGTCCCCGGGATGGGGGCTCTGTCCCTTGTCGGGCCGCGACGGCGTTAGGGTCTGGTAAGGAGATCGACCATGAGTCATGTGCACGGCGGGGCCCGTTTTCTGTTCACCATGGGTCTGTTGGGAAGCGTCGCCTGCGGCGGCAAGGATCCGGGGCCGGTGACGCACGGCGCGGGCGGAGGCGCACCGGCGGCAGCGCCGGCAGCCGAGGCGCCGCCGGAGCCCTACACCTACCCCGCCCCGGTCTCAGGGCACTACCAGGAGGTGAACACCGGCGACTTCGACCTCGTCGATGGGTTGGCCTGGGGACCGACCCGGGCGGGAGAAACGGCCGTCTATGTCACCGACAAGCCGATCGCCTCGCCGATCCTCGGTGACACCTGCCCGATGGCCGAAGCGCGCGCCCTCTCGCTATTGCGCAACGCTCGTTGGAACGAGGTCGATCTCGATGCCGCCGGCAAGTCGCGCTACTTCAGCGCCGGCACGCAGTACGACGGCACCAGCCGCTCGGAAGACGTCGGCAGCCACGACTGGAAGTTCACTTCCAAGCAGAGTGCAAGCGACGGGCGGATCGCCGGCAAGGTGACGAACAAGTACTACGGCAGCTTCGAGTTCGACCTTCCGGTGCGCAAGCCCGCGGTGCTCGAAGTCAGCGAGGTCGAGCGCATGGACGGCGGGCTCTTCAGGACCGACATGCCGACCCCCGACGCGGCCGCCGTAGTCGCCACCTTCGCGAAGATCCGCGCCGCGGCGCTGGCCAAGGACTTGAAGAGCTGGCTCGCCGCGCAGGGTTTCTCCGCCGAGCAGATCGCCGCCATCCGCGGCCTCGAGGGAATCGACGCCGACCTGGAGCAGCACGCGCTGCATTTCCTTCAGCCGGAGACCCCCAAAGGGGAAGAGGAGACCGAGATGCACACCGGCGAGGGCTACGTGCGAGCCGAGGGCGCCAACTCCGCCGGCGCGAAATTCATCAACTACTACTACCTCGTGCCGTGCGGCGATCGGCTCCTCCTGGGGATGATCGGCGAAAATCCGCAGTGATTGAGCAAGTCGACAGCGGTCGACTTGCAGAACTGCCGAGCAAGTCGACAGCTGTCGACTTGCAGAACTACCGAGCAAGTCGACAGCGGTCGACTTGCAGAGAAGACGGGTCGGTAGGGTGGTGAAAGGCGCTGCCTTCAGCGCTGGTGCACCGCGACGCGAGGGCGCTCGGGATCCAGAGTGGGCGACCACGCTTCAAATAGGAGCCCACTCTGGATCCCGAGTGCCGGAGCAGCGCGACCACCGACCATCTGCCAACGGCAGGTACGCCGGGGACACGTATCCGCCCTGAGATGCTTTGGTTCCGTCTGCACGCCCTCTCGGGGCGGCTACATGTCCCCAGCTGCGGGTCCAGCTCGCCGTCGTCGCCGAACCGACGACTCGCTTTTCACTCCCACCAGAAACGCGCGCGCGGCTTCGACTCCGGGGCGATCTCGTTCATGGTGGCTGACTCGTAGAGACGGCCGTTGACGAGCACGTAGCGCAGCTTCGTCGAGAGCCGGATGTCGTCGAGCGGATTGGCGTCGAGGACGATGAGGTCGGCGAGCTTGCCGACCTCGATCGACCCGACATCCTTGGCGAGACCGAGGTACTCGGCGCCGGCGATGGTCCCGGCCTCGATGGCCCGATGCGGCGACATTCCGCCCTGCACCAGCATCCAGAGCTCCCAGTGCGCCGCCAGACCTTCGCGCTGGCCGTGGGCGCCGAGTTGCACCGAGACTCCGGCGTCGGCGAGCGTCTTCGCATTCTGCGCCGCGAGGATGTGGTTCCACTCGCCGTCCGGAGCGGTCGGACGCCGCCGGGAACGCAGATCGAGGAGCTGCCGCGGCACGAGGTCGGCGAGCGGCTTCTCCGCCCAGACGTCGGTCTTGGCGTACCAGTACTCCTCGCCCATCAGGCCGCCGTAGGCGACTCCGAGCGTCGGCGTATATCCCACCTCCGTGCCGCCCCAGAGCTGGGTGACGTCGTCGTAGATCGCCCCGACCGGCAGCGAATGCTCGACGCCGGTGTGGCCGTCGACGACCTGAGTGAGGTTCTGGGCGAGGAGCGACCCGCCCTCGGGCACCACCATCATCCCGAGCTCGCGCCCGGCGGCGATGACCTGCTGACGCTGCTCGCGACGCGGCTGGTTGTAGCTCTTGACCGAGAAGGCGCCGGCGGCCTGCAACCGGCGGAGGTTCGACAGGGCGTCGTCCAGCGAGTCGATCTCGGCCTTGAAGTCGCCCTTGGCGCCGTAGAGGATCGTGCCGGTCGAGAAGATGCGCGGCGCGACGATGGCGCCCGCCTTCTGCAGCTCGGCC
This genomic window contains:
- a CDS encoding 4Fe-4S dicluster domain-containing protein encodes the protein MLTGAASEAWSFIESGRPQDAPGYDVHDHWWAMFIDIEKCIGCGRCVDACKLENDVPDEAWFSRTWVERYTIPPPDPVDPKRELLPIVDSPNGGRNGFPPLEHAVAGAKTFYVPKLCNHCAHSPCVQVCPVGATFEGPDGVVLVDKDYCIGCRYCVQACPYGCRYIDPRTNTVDKCTLCYHRITKGLTTACCEVCPTQARLLGDLKNPGDPIHELLRTHKVHVLKPNLATGSKAYYNGLDVAVR
- the nrfD gene encoding polysulfide reductase NrfD — encoded protein: MHTLPGVEGFMYPNEMELQWSILIVLYPFITGLVAGAFILASLERVFRVEAVKPTYRLALLTALAFMLVAPLPLQLHLGHPERSLQMFTTPHTTSAMAMFGFVYLWYLLAVLVIEIWLEYRPLIVRRASSEKGILRLFYRILTLGSTNLSPRSLEIDDRVGRFITVIGIPSAFLLHGYVGFIFGSIKANPWWSTPLMPIVFLFSAIVSGIAAVLLIYIIYCKSKKIPIDAPCLDTIAKYLYYAFIVDFSLEMLDLIHRIYVADESFQSLDFMVKTKLYGSHILLQIGLGTLVPLGLLALTQTKQFSIVVRQRIYAVAAALTLVGIFAMRWNVVIGGQLFSKSFLGYTTYKMGFATREGLLPALIVMALPIFILWALVKLFPPMDEATPEAKAAPHL